The proteins below come from a single Miscanthus floridulus cultivar M001 chromosome 1, ASM1932011v1, whole genome shotgun sequence genomic window:
- the LOC136537459 gene encoding soluble inorganic pyrophosphatase 1 — translation MAEEKSHPRLNERIMSSLSKRSVAAHSWHDLEIGPGAPAVFNCVVEITKGSKVKYELDKKTGLIKVDRVLYSSVVYPHNYGFIPRTLCEDGDPMDVLVLMQEPVIPGCFLRARAIGLMPMIDQGEKDDKIIAVCIDDPEYRHLTDLKELSPHRLNEIRRFFEDYKKNENKEVAVNDFLPPTTSLEAIQHSMDLYAEYILHSLRR, via the exons ATGGCTGAAGAGAAGAGCCATCCACGGCTGAACGAGCGGATCATGTCCTCCCTCTCAAAGCGGTCGGTTGCTGCGCATTCCTGGCATGACCTTGAGATAG GACCTGGAGCCCCTGCTGTTTTTAATTGT GTTGTTGAGATCACAAAGGGCAGTAAAGTGAAATATGAACTAGACAAGAAGACCGGATTGATTAAG GTTGACAGGGTGCTATACTCATCAGTGGTCTACCCACACAACTATGGTTTCATTCCACGAACATTGTGTGAAGATGGAGATCCAATGGATGTGCTGGTGTTGATGCAG GAACCGGTGATACCTGGCTGTTTTCTTCGGGCAAGAGCCATTGGCCTTATGCCCATGATTGATCAG GGAGAGAAAGATGATAAGATAATTGCAGTTTGCATTGATGATCCTGAATACCGTCACTTAACCGATCTCAAGGAACTTTCTCCACATCGCCTTAATGAAATCCGTCGCTTCTTTGAAGACT ACAAAAAGAACGAGAACAAGGAAGTTGCTGTGAACGATTTCTTGCCACCAACTACTTCCCTGGAGGCCATTCAACACTCAAT GGACTTATATGCTGAATACATCCTACACAGTTTGAGGCGCTAG
- the LOC136537445 gene encoding uncharacterized protein isoform X2 encodes MGSLCCVAARPHGASTASQEWSSISRSDPPWRTGAGFSPPLSRGWEYRINSEGLSYGSHGDSGVAVNYGSSLSSNSKGASRSWERNELPQDHRYSTSEGAISYLNSPDVSFQNHHIMLPMLQDSSVDEYMRVAEPVGALLLSEGMSGQQNSGGSTSSRSDGSEYDIVPKSYTSTPRNFPSRRSFLSKPIHPVSFPEHALEAQETQSPVASASSSNPLCSEFKGTGELRFPGPMDYGSASHGESGNWSAASSMDLTDLSERPEAGPLRPNNVMQKTRCDLCERLLTKRSPWGSRRIVRTGDLPVAGVLPCSHVYHAECLERTTPKGQKHDPPCPVCDKLAGKDTEQWSICRLKNGFPRLRSLGEGPSRVWSCAHAGDCVAGAVQMPRSNSIALLTRSGHKRHASSKGEPIKDWAETSKNTCM; translated from the exons ATGGGTTCGTTATGCTGCGTGGCGGCACGGCCACATGGGGCTAGCACAGCAAGCCAGGAGTGGTCCTCTATTAGCCGCAGCGACCCACCCTGGCGGACTGGTGCTGGCTTTTCTCCACCTCTGTCTAGGGGGTGGGAGTACAGGATCAACTCGGAAGGGTTGTCTTATGGATCCCATGGTGATAGCGGGGTCGCTGTGAATTATGGGTCATCACTATCATCTAATAGTAAAGGGGCTAGTAGGAGCTGGGAGAGGAATGAGCTTCCACAAGATCACCGCTACTCTACATCTGAGGGCGCCATTTCGTATCTCAACAGCCCAGATGTCAGCTTCCAGAACCACCATATTATGCTACCGATGCTGCAAGATTCTAGTGTTGATGAATACATGAGAG TTGCTGAGCCTGTAGGTGCTTTATTATTGTCAGAG GGAATGTCAGGACAACAGAATAGTGGTGGTTCCACCTCCTCTCGCTCTGATGGAAGTGAATATGATATTGTACCTAAATCATACACATCGACGCCCCGCAACTTCCCGAGTCGCCGATCATTCCTGTCAAAGCCAATCCACCCTGTTTCATTTCCAGAACATGCACTAGAAGCACAAGAAACTCAAAGTCCTGTTGCCAGCGCAAGCTCCAGCAATCCTCTGTGCTCTGAATTCAAGGGAACAGGAGAGCTTCGCTTTCCAGGTCCCATGGACTATGGTAGTGCTAGTCATGGGGAGTCAGGAAATTGGAGTGCGGCAAGTAGCATGGATCTTACTGATTTATCAGAACGACCTGAAGCTGGACCACTGCGTCCTAATAATGTAATGCAGAAAACAAGGTGTGACCTCTGTGAGAGGCTTCTGACAAAGAGATCACCTTGGGGTTCTCGTAGAATTGTACGCACTGGAGATTTACCAGTTGCTGGTGTTCTCCCATGCTCCCATGTCTACCATGCTGAGTGTTTAGAGCGGACCACTCCCAAGGGGCAGAAGCATGACCCTCCTTGCCCTGTGTGCGACAAGCTGGCTGGTAAAGATACCGAGCAGTGGTCAATTTGCAGGTTAAAAAATGGATTCCCAAGATTACGTTCACTAGGGGAAGGGCCTTCTCGAGTTTGGAGCTGTGCTCATGCTGGAGATTGTGTTGCTGGGGCTGTCCAGATGCCAAGATCAAATAGCATTGCGCTATTGACTCGGAGTGGTCACAAGAGGCATGCATCTTCGAAGGGAGAGCCCATCAAAGACTGGGCTGAAACATCAAAAAATACTTGCATGTAA
- the LOC136537445 gene encoding uncharacterized protein isoform X1: MGSLCCVAARPHGASTASQEWSSISRSDPPWRTGAGFSPPLSRGWEYRINSEGLSYGSHGDSGVAVNYGSSLSSNSKGASRSWERNELPQDHRYSTSEGAISYLNSPDVSFQNHHIMLPMLQDSSVDEYMRVSVAEPVGALLLSEGMSGQQNSGGSTSSRSDGSEYDIVPKSYTSTPRNFPSRRSFLSKPIHPVSFPEHALEAQETQSPVASASSSNPLCSEFKGTGELRFPGPMDYGSASHGESGNWSAASSMDLTDLSERPEAGPLRPNNVMQKTRCDLCERLLTKRSPWGSRRIVRTGDLPVAGVLPCSHVYHAECLERTTPKGQKHDPPCPVCDKLAGKDTEQWSICRLKNGFPRLRSLGEGPSRVWSCAHAGDCVAGAVQMPRSNSIALLTRSGHKRHASSKGEPIKDWAETSKNTCM; this comes from the exons ATGGGTTCGTTATGCTGCGTGGCGGCACGGCCACATGGGGCTAGCACAGCAAGCCAGGAGTGGTCCTCTATTAGCCGCAGCGACCCACCCTGGCGGACTGGTGCTGGCTTTTCTCCACCTCTGTCTAGGGGGTGGGAGTACAGGATCAACTCGGAAGGGTTGTCTTATGGATCCCATGGTGATAGCGGGGTCGCTGTGAATTATGGGTCATCACTATCATCTAATAGTAAAGGGGCTAGTAGGAGCTGGGAGAGGAATGAGCTTCCACAAGATCACCGCTACTCTACATCTGAGGGCGCCATTTCGTATCTCAACAGCCCAGATGTCAGCTTCCAGAACCACCATATTATGCTACCGATGCTGCAAGATTCTAGTGTTGATGAATACATGAGAG TTTCAGTTGCTGAGCCTGTAGGTGCTTTATTATTGTCAGAG GGAATGTCAGGACAACAGAATAGTGGTGGTTCCACCTCCTCTCGCTCTGATGGAAGTGAATATGATATTGTACCTAAATCATACACATCGACGCCCCGCAACTTCCCGAGTCGCCGATCATTCCTGTCAAAGCCAATCCACCCTGTTTCATTTCCAGAACATGCACTAGAAGCACAAGAAACTCAAAGTCCTGTTGCCAGCGCAAGCTCCAGCAATCCTCTGTGCTCTGAATTCAAGGGAACAGGAGAGCTTCGCTTTCCAGGTCCCATGGACTATGGTAGTGCTAGTCATGGGGAGTCAGGAAATTGGAGTGCGGCAAGTAGCATGGATCTTACTGATTTATCAGAACGACCTGAAGCTGGACCACTGCGTCCTAATAATGTAATGCAGAAAACAAGGTGTGACCTCTGTGAGAGGCTTCTGACAAAGAGATCACCTTGGGGTTCTCGTAGAATTGTACGCACTGGAGATTTACCAGTTGCTGGTGTTCTCCCATGCTCCCATGTCTACCATGCTGAGTGTTTAGAGCGGACCACTCCCAAGGGGCAGAAGCATGACCCTCCTTGCCCTGTGTGCGACAAGCTGGCTGGTAAAGATACCGAGCAGTGGTCAATTTGCAGGTTAAAAAATGGATTCCCAAGATTACGTTCACTAGGGGAAGGGCCTTCTCGAGTTTGGAGCTGTGCTCATGCTGGAGATTGTGTTGCTGGGGCTGTCCAGATGCCAAGATCAAATAGCATTGCGCTATTGACTCGGAGTGGTCACAAGAGGCATGCATCTTCGAAGGGAGAGCCCATCAAAGACTGGGCTGAAACATCAAAAAATACTTGCATGTAA